In Mytilus edulis chromosome 7, xbMytEdul2.2, whole genome shotgun sequence, a single genomic region encodes these proteins:
- the LOC139482213 gene encoding uncharacterized protein: MPSNVEIKAHLKDLAGVCKIAEQICTEGPTILQQEDTFFTVDKGRLKLRKIEGKTAQLIFYDRPDQTGPKFSDYNITEVANPDSLKETLGKCLGIKGEVKKTRTLYMVGQTRVHIDKVHNLNDGDFMELEVVMKEGQTVDEGQSIADDLMNKLGISKSDLISGAYIDMILGKS, translated from the exons ATGCCGTCAAACGTTGAAATAAAAGCACATCTAAAAGACTTGGCAGGTGTCTGTAAGATAGCAGAACAGATATGTACTGAGGGACCAACCATTCTACAACAGGAAGACACATTCTTCACTGTGGATAAGGGAAGACTCAAACTACGAAAGATTGAG GGTAAAACTGCGCAACTGATTTTCTACGATAGACCTGACCAAACTGGACCCAAATTCAGCGACTATAACATCACGGAAGTTGCCAACCCTGACAGTCTCAAG GAGACCTTAGGAAAATGTCTTGGTATAAAAGGGGAAGTGAAGAAAACAAGAACTCTATATATGGTAGGACAAACACGTGTCCACATTGACAAAGTTCATAATCTTAATGATGGCGACTTCATGGAGCTGGAG GTTGTGATGAAGGAAGGACAGACAGTTGACGAAGGACAAAGCATTGCTGATGATTTAATGAACAAACTTGGAATCTCAAAATCAGATCTTATATCTGGTGCCTATATAGACATGATTTTAGGGAAAAGTTGA